A portion of the Luxibacter massiliensis genome contains these proteins:
- the codY gene encoding GTP-sensing pleiotropic transcriptional regulator CodY → MSVQLLDKTRKINKLLHNNNSSKVVFNDICAVLTEILDSNVLVVSKKGKILGVSKCSQVDGIGELIAESVGSHIDNMLNERLLSILSTKENVNLETLGFSQDAVKGYQAIITPIDIAGERLGTLFIYKQDSVYEIDDIILSEYGTAVVGLEMLRSVNEESAEETRKEQIVQSAISTLSFSELEAIVHIFEELDGTEGILVASKIADRVGITRSVIVNALRKFESAGVIESRSSGMKGTYIKVLNDYVFTELDRIKKERL, encoded by the coding sequence ATGAGCGTACAGTTATTGGATAAGACAAGAAAGATCAACAAATTACTCCACAACAATAATTCCAGCAAGGTGGTTTTTAATGATATTTGTGCTGTCCTTACGGAAATACTGGATTCGAATGTTCTGGTAGTGAGTAAGAAGGGAAAGATTCTGGGGGTAAGTAAATGCAGCCAGGTAGATGGCATAGGGGAATTAATTGCTGAATCTGTAGGATCTCATATCGACAATATGTTGAATGAGCGGCTGCTGAGCATACTTTCTACGAAGGAGAATGTAAATTTAGAAACCCTTGGCTTTTCGCAGGATGCGGTGAAGGGATATCAGGCCATTATTACACCTATTGATATAGCAGGGGAGCGGCTTGGGACACTTTTCATTTATAAACAGGATTCAGTATATGAGATTGATGATATTATACTGAGTGAGTACGGCACTGCAGTGGTGGGACTTGAGATGCTGCGGTCTGTGAATGAGGAGAGCGCTGAGGAGACGAGGAAAGAACAGATTGTGCAGTCTGCTATCAGCACCCTCTCTTTTTCAGAACTGGAAGCCATTGTCCATATCTTTGAGGAGCTGGATGGTACGGAAGGGATACTTGTGGCAAGTAAGATTGCAGATAGGGTGGGAATTACCAGGTCAGTAATCGTAAATGCACTTAGGAAGTTTGAAAGCGCTGGCGTCATAGAGTCCCGTTCTTCTGGGATGAAGGGAACTTATATTAAAGTGCTCAATGATTATGTGTTTACTGAGTTGGACAGGATTAAGAAGGAGCGGCTGTAG
- a CDS encoding co-chaperone GroES, whose amino-acid sequence MKLVPLGDKIVLKQLEAEETTKSGIILPGQAKEKPQEAEVIAVGPGGNIDGKEVVMQVKNGDKVIYSKYAGTEVELEGQEYIIVKQSDILAVVE is encoded by the coding sequence ATGAAATTAGTACCATTAGGTGACAAGATTGTCTTAAAACAATTAGAAGCAGAAGAAACTACAAAGTCAGGTATTATCCTGCCAGGGCAGGCGAAGGAAAAGCCACAGGAGGCAGAAGTAATTGCAGTGGGGCCTGGTGGAAATATAGATGGTAAAGAAGTAGTTATGCAGGTGAAAAACGGTGATAAAGTAATATACTCCAAATACGCAGGCACAGAGGTTGAGCTTGAGGGACAGGAATATATCATCGTTAAGCAGAGTGATATTTTGGCAGTTGTTGAGTAA
- the groL gene encoding chaperonin GroEL (60 kDa chaperone family; promotes refolding of misfolded polypeptides especially under stressful conditions; forms two stacked rings of heptamers to form a barrel-shaped 14mer; ends can be capped by GroES; misfolded proteins enter the barrel where they are refolded when GroES binds), translating to MAKEIKYGTEARAALEKGVNQLADTVRVTLGPKGRNVVLDKSFGSPLITNDGVTIAKEIELEDGFENMGAQLIKEVASKTNDVAGDGTTTATVLAQAMVHEGMKNLEAGANPIVLRKGMKKATDAAVEAIAKMSSKVKDKEQIARVAAVSSGDESVGQMVADAMEKVSNDGVITIEESKTMLTELDLVEGMQFDRGYISAYMATDMDKMEANLEEPYILITDKKISNIQDILPLLEQVMQAGARLLIVAEDIEGEALTTLIVNKLRGVFNVVAVKAPGYGDRRKEMLQDIAILTGGQVISEELGMDLKEANMEQLGRAKSVKVQKENTVIVDGYGEKKAIEDRVSQIKKAIEETTSEFDKEKLQERLAKLAGGVAVIRVGAATETEMKEAKLRMEDALNATRAAVEEGIIAGGGSAYIHAAKEVVALADSLEGDEKTGAKILLKALEAPLYHIATNAGLEGAVIINKVREAEPGVGFDAYKEEYVDMVKEGILDPAKVTRSALQNATSVASTLLTTESVVATIKEDTPAMPAGGAGGMGMM from the coding sequence ATGGCAAAGGAAATTAAATACGGGACAGAAGCCAGGGCAGCATTGGAGAAAGGTGTAAACCAGCTGGCTGATACAGTAAGAGTGACATTAGGGCCAAAAGGAAGGAACGTAGTACTGGATAAATCTTTTGGTTCACCGCTTATCACAAACGACGGCGTGACAATCGCGAAAGAGATTGAGCTGGAGGATGGATTTGAGAACATGGGGGCACAGTTAATAAAAGAAGTGGCTTCCAAGACAAATGATGTTGCCGGAGACGGCACGACAACAGCTACAGTGCTGGCACAGGCTATGGTGCATGAAGGGATGAAAAACCTGGAAGCAGGCGCGAATCCGATTGTACTGCGCAAGGGTATGAAGAAAGCAACAGATGCTGCCGTTGAGGCAATTGCAAAGATGAGCAGCAAAGTAAAGGATAAAGAGCAGATTGCCAGAGTCGCAGCTGTATCATCTGGAGATGAGTCTGTAGGGCAGATGGTGGCAGATGCCATGGAGAAAGTTTCCAACGACGGAGTTATTACCATCGAAGAGTCTAAGACAATGCTTACAGAGTTGGATCTGGTAGAAGGTATGCAGTTTGACCGCGGATATATTTCTGCTTATATGGCTACAGATATGGATAAGATGGAAGCAAACCTGGAAGAACCATATATCCTGATTACAGATAAGAAGATCTCCAATATCCAAGATATTCTTCCTCTCCTTGAGCAGGTAATGCAGGCAGGCGCAAGGCTCCTGATTGTTGCTGAGGATATTGAAGGAGAAGCCCTCACAACTTTGATTGTCAATAAGCTGCGCGGTGTATTTAATGTGGTGGCTGTAAAGGCTCCTGGATATGGTGACAGAAGGAAAGAGATGCTGCAGGATATTGCGATTCTGACAGGCGGCCAGGTGATTTCTGAAGAATTGGGGATGGATCTGAAGGAAGCAAACATGGAGCAGTTAGGACGTGCAAAATCTGTTAAAGTCCAGAAAGAAAATACAGTAATCGTAGATGGATATGGCGAGAAGAAGGCAATTGAGGACAGAGTTTCCCAGATTAAAAAGGCCATTGAAGAGACAACATCTGAATTTGATAAAGAAAAGTTACAGGAGAGGCTGGCTAAGCTGGCAGGCGGCGTAGCAGTTATCCGTGTAGGGGCTGCCACAGAGACAGAGATGAAGGAAGCCAAGCTGCGTATGGAAGATGCCCTGAATGCTACAAGAGCTGCTGTAGAGGAAGGCATCATTGCTGGAGGCGGTTCCGCATATATCCATGCTGCAAAAGAGGTTGTTGCCCTTGCTGATTCTCTGGAAGGGGATGAGAAAACAGGAGCGAAGATCCTTCTGAAAGCCCTGGAGGCACCTCTGTACCATATAGCAACAAATGCTGGCCTGGAAGGTGCGGTTATTATTAATAAAGTAAGAGAAGCTGAACCAGGAGTTGGGTTCGATGCTTATAAAGAAGAATATGTAGATATGGTAAAAGAAGGAATCCTGGATCCTGCAAAGGTGACAAGGAGCGCATTGCAGAATGCGACTAGTGTGGCTTCTACACTGCTGACTACAGAGTCTGTGGTTGCTACAATTAAGGAAGATACACCAGCTATGCCAGCAGGCGGCGCAGGTGGAATGGGAATGATGTAA
- the guaB gene encoding IMP dehydrogenase, which yields MGKVIGDGITFDDVLLVPAYSEVIPNQVDLSTNLTKKIKLNIPMMSAGMDTVTEHRMAIAMARQGGIGIIHKNMPIGQQAEEVDKVKRSENGVITDPFYLSPEHTLEDANNLMAKFRISGVPITEGKKLVGIITNRDLKFEEDFSKKIKESMTSEGLITAKEGITLDEAKTILAKARKEKLPIVDDEGNLKGLITIKDIEKQIKYPLSAKDGQGRLLCGAAVGITANCLERAAALVEAKVDVIVMDSAHGHSANVLRTVRMVKEKYPDLQVIAGNVATGEATRALIEAGVDAVKVGIGPGSICTTRVVAGIGVPQITAIINCYEVAKEYGIPVIADGGIKYSGDMTKAIAAGANVCMMGSIFAGCDESPGSFELYQGRKYKVYRGMGSISAMENGSKDRYFQADAKKLVPEGVEGRVAYKGTVEDTVFQLMGGIRSGMGYCGTPTIEDLKQKGQFVKISAASLKESHPHDIHITKEAPNYSVDE from the coding sequence ATGGGAAAAGTTATCGGGGATGGCATCACCTTTGATGATGTACTTTTAGTGCCGGCATACTCTGAGGTAATTCCAAATCAGGTCGATTTGTCAACAAATCTTACAAAAAAAATTAAACTGAATATTCCAATGATGAGTGCAGGGATGGATACAGTTACGGAGCACCGTATGGCCATTGCCATGGCCCGTCAGGGGGGGATCGGTATTATTCATAAAAATATGCCAATCGGGCAGCAGGCTGAAGAAGTGGACAAAGTGAAGAGATCTGAAAATGGGGTAATCACAGATCCGTTTTATTTATCTCCAGAGCACACGCTGGAGGACGCGAATAATTTAATGGCTAAGTTCCGTATTTCAGGCGTGCCCATTACAGAGGGAAAGAAACTGGTAGGGATTATTACAAACCGTGATTTAAAGTTTGAGGAAGATTTTTCTAAGAAAATAAAGGAATCTATGACCTCAGAGGGACTCATCACAGCAAAAGAGGGGATCACGCTGGATGAGGCTAAAACAATCCTTGCCAAGGCCAGGAAAGAGAAGCTCCCCATTGTAGATGACGAAGGGAATCTAAAGGGACTGATTACAATTAAGGATATTGAAAAGCAGATAAAGTATCCTCTGTCTGCCAAGGATGGCCAGGGAAGGCTGCTCTGTGGCGCGGCTGTGGGAATCACGGCTAACTGCCTTGAAAGGGCGGCGGCTTTGGTGGAGGCAAAGGTGGACGTGATTGTTATGGATTCTGCCCATGGCCATTCTGCCAATGTGCTCCGTACTGTACGGATGGTCAAGGAAAAATACCCCGATCTCCAAGTGATTGCAGGAAATGTGGCCACGGGGGAGGCCACGAGAGCATTGATTGAGGCCGGCGTGGATGCAGTGAAAGTGGGGATAGGGCCTGGATCCATCTGTACTACCCGGGTGGTTGCCGGGATCGGCGTCCCACAGATTACGGCTATTATAAATTGTTATGAAGTGGCGAAAGAATATGGGATTCCAGTTATAGCAGACGGCGGGATTAAATATTCTGGCGATATGACAAAAGCCATTGCGGCCGGCGCCAATGTTTGTATGATGGGAAGTATTTTTGCTGGCTGTGATGAAAGTCCAGGAAGCTTTGAATTATATCAAGGAAGAAAATATAAAGTATACCGTGGTATGGGTTCCATTTCAGCAATGGAAAACGGAAGCAAAGACAGGTATTTTCAGGCAGATGCAAAGAAACTGGTGCCGGAAGGAGTGGAAGGCCGTGTGGCATATAAAGGAACAGTGGAAGACACTGTGTTCCAGCTTATGGGAGGAATACGGTCAGGCATGGGATACTGTGGGACTCCTACGATCGAGGATTTGAAACAAAAAGGACAGTTCGTAAAAATCTCGGCAGCATCTCTGAAGGAGAGCCACCCCCATGATATACATATTACAAAAGAGGCCCCCAATTATAGTGTAGATGAATAA
- a CDS encoding Lrp/AsnC family transcriptional regulator, with protein sequence MDRTDLHILKILQQNARTTIKQISREVNLSPPSVTERIRRLEEAGVLLGYHAQVNPLKLSKNLIVFIGVDVVPERYATFTAFCKSSPLILAHHRVIGIHNAMLLAALHDSSELEKLIDNLKRYGTTSSSIILSTVFDNKPLSDITENQPDN encoded by the coding sequence ATGGACAGAACAGATTTACATATTTTAAAAATACTCCAGCAAAATGCCAGGACTACTATTAAGCAAATTAGCAGGGAAGTCAATTTATCCCCGCCTTCCGTCACAGAACGGATACGCCGCCTGGAGGAGGCAGGTGTCCTGCTTGGTTATCATGCCCAAGTCAATCCGCTGAAATTATCGAAAAATTTGATTGTATTTATAGGGGTTGATGTTGTTCCAGAACGCTATGCCACTTTTACAGCCTTCTGCAAATCATCCCCCCTGATTCTGGCGCACCACAGAGTCATTGGTATACATAATGCCATGCTTCTTGCTGCACTGCATGACTCTTCCGAACTGGAAAAACTGATAGATAACCTAAAAAGGTATGGCACTACCAGCTCCTCTATTATTTTATCCACAGTTTTTGACAATAAACCTTTATCTGATATAACAGAAAACCAGCCTGATAATTAG
- the speB gene encoding agmatinase: MEKLNQPITGICSFAKYPICTDLEQLEADIAVLGVPYDLGVGFLSGARLGPRRIREVSTHYARGEAGFYDPENEEQLLAAPIRIVDCGDADILHGDIEYSFSHIEDSVRKILQKGAIPAIMGGDHSITIPVGRALACLDSEICIVHFDAHLDWTDHVGPQYYGNGSPMRRLSEMEHIGKMIQIGLRGLGSSKRSDFEDARAYGSILVPASEVHKEGAQNVLKKIPKADKYFISLDIDGYDISIAPGVGSPSPGGLYYDEVAEMLAGICQMGEIVGFDLVEVAPQYDPAGITSRVAAMTMLNLMGQIMKNKK; this comes from the coding sequence ATGGAAAAATTAAATCAGCCAATCACTGGAATCTGTTCATTTGCTAAATACCCAATCTGTACTGACCTGGAGCAGTTGGAGGCAGATATTGCCGTGCTGGGCGTACCTTATGACCTTGGGGTTGGATTTCTGTCAGGGGCACGGCTTGGCCCCAGGAGGATAAGGGAAGTTTCTACACATTATGCGAGAGGGGAGGCGGGGTTTTATGACCCAGAGAATGAAGAACAGCTTCTGGCAGCGCCGATCCGTATTGTGGACTGTGGGGATGCAGATATTCTCCACGGTGATATAGAATATTCTTTTAGCCATATAGAAGATTCGGTCAGGAAGATTCTGCAAAAGGGCGCCATACCTGCCATTATGGGAGGGGATCACTCCATCACGATTCCGGTGGGGAGAGCTTTGGCATGCCTGGACAGTGAGATCTGTATTGTGCACTTTGATGCACATCTGGATTGGACAGATCACGTAGGGCCTCAGTACTATGGGAATGGAAGTCCTATGAGAAGGCTGTCAGAGATGGAGCACATTGGAAAGATGATACAAATCGGACTGAGAGGACTGGGATCTAGTAAGAGGTCGGACTTTGAGGACGCCCGGGCATACGGCAGTATTTTGGTACCGGCCAGTGAAGTACATAAGGAGGGGGCACAGAACGTATTAAAAAAGATTCCCAAAGCAGATAAATATTTTATTTCATTAGATATTGATGGATATGATATATCTATTGCCCCAGGAGTCGGCTCACCGTCCCCGGGAGGATTGTATTATGATGAGGTGGCGGAAATGCTCGCAGGTATATGCCAAATGGGAGAGATTGTAGGGTTCGATTTAGTAGAGGTTGCGCCCCAGTACGATCCCGCCGGCATCACCAGCAGAGTTGCGGCGATGACAATGTTAAACCTGATGGGGCAGATCATGAAAAATAAAAAGTAG
- a CDS encoding YfcC family protein, translating to MVKRRMLNKQKEESQMNPFFALLVILVIATLVANIIPSGAYERITSDGRTIVNPDSFEYVKKHYVGVSDFFLSFYQGFNNAASLMAMLFFAGGAFGVVKRIGLLETAIKSLAHKLKHTSFHLVAFVLMAAIGTQVAFTSMWELSVVIIPMVIPLVLALGYDIMVGAGIVMLAACAGFGAAMTNPLFTAIAHKLAELPIYSALGYRAVCFVVILLVCYLYLMRYASRIKKDPSKSLVKGMNSKYEAIQEEEVKFSPPLIRAGVAFLAVFLFLLYGTVQMGFDFPQMAACFVAMTFATGLAYGSGINEICDMMGEGMKDLFYAAMVMLFARAILYILEEAMVIDTIISFLSKLVVGKSSLVTANLLLVMQTIINFLIPSGSGQAAITIPIIVPLADMGNVTRQVACLASQFGDGFSNFIYPTNGSLIAILMVAGIPYKKWFRFFGPLFLIIMGVCAVFVSIGVMIHLGPF from the coding sequence ATGGTAAAACGGCGAATGTTAAATAAACAAAAAGAAGAATCACAGATGAATCCATTTTTTGCCTTATTGGTTATTCTGGTGATTGCGACTCTTGTAGCAAATATTATTCCCAGCGGCGCATATGAGAGGATTACATCGGACGGGCGGACGATTGTGAACCCGGATAGTTTTGAATATGTAAAGAAGCATTATGTGGGAGTATCGGATTTTTTTCTCTCGTTTTATCAAGGGTTTAACAATGCTGCCAGCCTGATGGCCATGCTCTTTTTTGCAGGAGGGGCTTTCGGGGTGGTTAAAAGAATCGGACTGCTGGAAACTGCAATTAAGTCGTTGGCACATAAGTTAAAGCATACTAGTTTTCATCTTGTGGCATTTGTACTGATGGCTGCTATTGGCACTCAGGTAGCCTTCACAAGCATGTGGGAGCTTAGTGTCGTGATTATACCTATGGTCATTCCTCTGGTGCTGGCCTTGGGGTATGATATTATGGTTGGCGCCGGGATTGTAATGCTGGCGGCCTGCGCTGGATTTGGGGCGGCAATGACAAATCCTCTGTTTACGGCAATTGCCCATAAACTGGCTGAACTGCCTATTTATTCGGCCTTGGGATACAGGGCAGTTTGCTTTGTGGTAATCCTGCTGGTCTGTTATTTGTATCTAATGCGGTATGCATCGAGGATAAAAAAGGATCCCTCCAAAAGCCTCGTAAAGGGAATGAATAGCAAATATGAGGCAATACAGGAAGAAGAGGTTAAGTTTTCACCCCCATTGATCCGCGCTGGAGTGGCATTTCTGGCTGTATTTCTATTTTTATTATACGGTACTGTGCAAATGGGGTTTGACTTCCCCCAGATGGCTGCCTGCTTTGTGGCAATGACGTTCGCTACAGGACTGGCATATGGCAGTGGCATTAATGAAATCTGCGATATGATGGGGGAGGGGATGAAGGATTTGTTCTATGCGGCAATGGTTATGCTGTTTGCCCGGGCCATTTTGTATATTCTGGAAGAGGCAATGGTGATAGATACAATTATTTCTTTTCTCTCAAAATTGGTTGTTGGAAAATCCTCTTTGGTGACGGCAAATCTGCTGCTGGTCATGCAGACAATCATAAATTTCTTAATTCCTTCAGGAAGCGGGCAGGCGGCCATAACGATCCCTATTATCGTACCTCTTGCAGATATGGGAAATGTGACACGCCAGGTAGCCTGCCTTGCCAGCCAATTTGGAGATGGGTTCTCTAATTTTATATACCCCACCAATGGCTCCCTGATTGCGATTTTAATGGTAGCTGGCATTCCCTATAAAAAATGGTTCCGCTTTTTCGGGCCTCTATTTCTGATTATTATGGGTGTGTGTGCCGTATTTGTAAGTATAGGGGTAATGATACATTTAGGGCCCTTTTAG
- a CDS encoding peptidoglycan recognition protein family protein, whose protein sequence is MKKLRKSTKRKIQVDRKSFIYGGIVVLVILTVVLGIYSCVADRYRNKENTGIKVDASKPEIDVQLLDVNEYSRPGIESDPITGIVVHYTANPGSTAQNNRDYFEGLKDSHETSVSSHFVVGLDGEIIQCVPTWEIAYASNERNNDTVSIETCHPDESGKFTEDTYKSLVQLTAWLCTKFGLDEEDVIRHYDVTGKICPKYFVEDEQAWNLFKGDVKAALQKSKE, encoded by the coding sequence ATGAAGAAATTGCGTAAATCAACAAAAAGAAAGATCCAGGTAGACAGGAAATCATTTATCTATGGCGGTATTGTTGTACTGGTTATTTTGACGGTAGTTCTGGGGATATACTCATGTGTGGCAGATAGATATAGAAATAAAGAGAATACAGGAATTAAAGTGGATGCATCCAAACCGGAAATTGATGTCCAGCTGCTGGATGTAAATGAATATTCCAGGCCTGGGATTGAGTCAGATCCTATAACCGGAATTGTTGTCCACTACACAGCAAATCCTGGAAGTACAGCGCAGAATAACAGAGATTATTTTGAAGGCCTGAAGGACAGCCATGAGACTTCTGTGAGCAGCCATTTTGTGGTGGGGTTAGACGGGGAGATTATTCAATGTGTGCCCACCTGGGAGATTGCGTATGCGTCCAATGAGAGAAACAATGATACAGTGTCCATTGAGACATGCCATCCAGACGAGAGCGGGAAGTTTACAGAGGATACATATAAATCTTTAGTACAATTGACTGCCTGGCTCTGCACCAAATTTGGCCTGGACGAGGAGGACGTTATCCGCCATTATGATGTCACAGGTAAAATATGCCCAAAGTATTTTGTGGAGGATGAACAGGCATGGAATCTTTTTAAGGGGGATGTAAAGGCGGCGCTCCAAAAAAGTAAGGAATAA
- a CDS encoding shikimate kinase, with protein MNDLEMYREQLALCDDKIIDALVERYAVIEKIMAYKEEYGMPILQPMQEEKQERRLGGRLHGNKYQEEIYDVFKRIVRNSKRIQARKLFSGNIVLIGFMGAGKSSVSEYMSTMLAMKMIDMDQEIAEREGMSIPDIFATYGEEYFRGQETRLLEELEMHKNVIISCGGGAALREENIVHMKKNGCVVLLTASPQTVYERVKGSDDRPLLKDNNSLESIACMMEKRRERYEGAADIVIQTDDKSILQVCEELISRLMELGGE; from the coding sequence ATGAATGATTTAGAAATGTACCGGGAACAGCTTGCTTTGTGCGATGATAAGATTATTGATGCTTTGGTAGAACGTTACGCCGTTATAGAAAAAATAATGGCATATAAAGAAGAGTATGGAATGCCTATCCTCCAGCCAATGCAGGAAGAAAAGCAGGAGCGCAGGCTGGGAGGCAGGCTTCATGGGAATAAATATCAGGAAGAGATATATGATGTGTTCAAGCGCATTGTGCGCAACAGCAAGCGGATCCAGGCCAGGAAGCTCTTTTCAGGGAACATAGTACTGATTGGGTTTATGGGAGCTGGGAAGTCAAGTGTTTCTGAATATATGAGCACCATGCTCGCAATGAAAATGATAGATATGGATCAGGAGATAGCAGAGCGGGAAGGAATGAGCATCCCAGATATTTTTGCCACATATGGAGAGGAATATTTCAGAGGGCAGGAGACAAGGCTTCTGGAAGAGTTGGAGATGCATAAGAATGTAATTATTTCCTGCGGCGGGGGCGCTGCCCTCAGGGAAGAGAACATTGTCCATATGAAGAAAAATGGCTGTGTCGTACTTTTGACTGCCAGTCCGCAGACTGTATATGAGCGGGTAAAGGGCAGTGATGACAGGCCTCTGTTAAAGGATAACAACAGCCTGGAATCTATAGCCTGTATGATGGAGAAGAGGCGGGAGAGATACGAGGGGGCAGCAGATATTGTGATCCAGACAGATGATAAGAGTATACTGCAGGTCTGCGAGGAATTGATTTCAAGGCTGATGGAGCTGGGGGGAGAATAA
- a CDS encoding YqeG family HAD IIIA-type phosphatase, with the protein MFDRFFPDDYKMSVYVIPFEELYKEGVRGVIFDIDNTLVPHGAPADPRAIKLFARLKSLGIQSCLLSNNKEPRVQMFNRDIQTNYIFDAHKPSTKNYKKAMEIMGTDCGNTLFVGDQLFTDVWGAKRTGIRNILVRPIHPKEEIQIVLKRYLEKIVLYFYKKKKRGSKKG; encoded by the coding sequence ATGTTTGATAGGTTTTTCCCGGATGACTATAAGATGTCTGTCTATGTCATTCCGTTTGAAGAGTTATATAAGGAGGGGGTCAGGGGGGTTATTTTTGATATTGATAATACACTTGTTCCCCATGGCGCCCCTGCCGACCCACGGGCCATAAAGCTATTTGCCAGGCTTAAAAGCCTGGGGATTCAGTCTTGCCTGCTGTCAAATAATAAAGAACCCCGGGTTCAGATGTTTAACAGAGATATACAGACAAATTATATTTTTGACGCCCATAAGCCTTCCACAAAGAATTACAAAAAGGCAATGGAGATTATGGGGACAGACTGTGGGAATACACTTTTTGTGGGGGATCAGCTATTTACTGATGTATGGGGGGCAAAAAGGACTGGCATCAGAAATATACTTGTGAGGCCCATTCATCCCAAGGAGGAGATCCAGATTGTGCTGAAGCGTTATCTGGAGAAAATTGTACTGTATTTTTATAAAAAGAAAAAAAGAGGTTCTAAAAAAGGTTGA
- the efp gene encoding elongation factor P, producing MITAGDFKNGITVEIEGNIYQVLEFQHVKPGKGAAFVRTKLKNIINGGVIEKTFRPTEKFPKAHIDRKDMQYLYQDGDLYNFMDVETYDQIALNEDVVGDALKFVKENETVKICSHKGNVFSVEPPLFVELAITETEPGFKGDTAQGATKPATVETGATVMVPLFVEQGDVLKIDTRTGEYLSRV from the coding sequence ATGATTACAGCAGGTGATTTTAAGAATGGAATAACTGTTGAAATTGAGGGAAATATCTATCAAGTATTGGAATTTCAGCATGTAAAACCAGGTAAAGGTGCAGCGTTTGTCAGGACAAAGCTGAAGAATATTATAAATGGAGGGGTCATTGAAAAGACGTTCAGGCCCACTGAGAAATTCCCGAAAGCCCACATTGACAGAAAAGATATGCAGTATTTATATCAGGACGGCGATCTCTATAACTTTATGGATGTGGAGACTTATGACCAGATTGCCTTGAATGAAGATGTGGTAGGCGATGCGCTTAAATTTGTGAAAGAAAACGAGACAGTAAAAATTTGCTCCCACAAAGGGAATGTATTTTCTGTTGAACCGCCTTTGTTCGTGGAGCTGGCAATCACAGAGACAGAGCCAGGTTTCAAGGGTGATACTGCCCAGGGAGCCACAAAACCTGCTACAGTGGAGACTGGCGCTACTGTTATGGTTCCATTGTTTGTGGAGCAGGGAGATGTTCTGAAGATTGATACAAGGACAGGTGAATATCTGTCACGTGTTTAG
- a CDS encoding DUF5688 family protein, with translation MEYQEFLCTLEKELNKRVKEGIKVCTYTATKNNGSKKQGIMFEEQGMMASQAIYLEDTYKRHQQGESLDGLMLELLRFHETARGGKMWDPSQFEEYDFVKEKVIFRLVHSGKNKEVLKEVPCVEILDLSLIFCILVDADECGTAVMQITNSHLQMWGIEKEELIKDAVRNMPVLLPAEFFTMRHAIEEMLDSASGNGGDILTEGLEGKGDIMYVLTNPIRCYGASCLAYPYLLEMIGEILGKDFYILPSSVHEVIIMPETIDIGQAELDEMIAEINETQVEPEDVLSSHAYYYCRTKGQFQIGRDIQ, from the coding sequence ATGGAATATCAGGAGTTTTTGTGTACTTTAGAAAAAGAATTAAATAAAAGAGTTAAGGAGGGGATAAAGGTATGTACTTATACTGCCACAAAAAATAATGGCAGTAAAAAACAGGGGATTATGTTTGAGGAGCAGGGGATGATGGCCTCACAGGCCATTTACCTGGAGGATACCTATAAACGCCACCAGCAAGGGGAATCTCTGGATGGGCTGATGCTGGAACTCCTTCGTTTTCATGAAACTGCAAGGGGCGGTAAAATGTGGGACCCCAGCCAATTTGAGGAGTATGATTTCGTCAAGGAGAAGGTAATATTCCGGCTTGTCCACAGTGGAAAGAACAAAGAGGTATTGAAGGAGGTGCCTTGTGTGGAAATTCTGGATTTGTCTCTTATATTTTGTATTCTTGTAGATGCAGATGAGTGTGGGACTGCAGTTATGCAGATTACAAACAGTCATTTACAAATGTGGGGGATAGAGAAAGAGGAACTCATTAAAGATGCCGTTAGAAATATGCCCGTTCTTCTGCCTGCTGAGTTTTTCACCATGCGCCATGCAATTGAGGAGATGCTGGATAGTGCAAGTGGGAATGGGGGGGATATTCTTACAGAAGGGTTGGAGGGAAAGGGGGATATCATGTATGTGCTCACCAACCCTATACGCTGCTACGGTGCATCTTGCCTGGCATATCCATATTTGCTTGAGATGATAGGGGAGATTCTGGGAAAAGATTTTTATATACTGCCCAGCAGTGTCCATGAAGTGATTATAATGCCTGAGACTATAGATATAGGGCAGGCTGAGTTAGATGAAATGATAGCAGAGATTAATGAGACACAGGTAGAGCCGGAGGATGTGCTGAGCAGCCATGCGTATTATTACTGCAGGACTAAGGGCCAGTTTCAGATAGGCCGGGATATCCAATAA